One window of the Primulina eburnea isolate SZY01 chromosome 18, ASM2296580v1, whole genome shotgun sequence genome contains the following:
- the LOC140819145 gene encoding uncharacterized protein, with protein MAPYEALYGKKCRSSLNWDEVGEGKMLGPELVQQTADVIILIQDRMKMSQTRQKIYVDNRRRPFEFEVGDHVFIKIAPLKGIMRFGRKGKLSPRFIGSFEILDRIGERAYRVALPSDLDRVHNVFVNIDYRGHEALDLMPNLTYQEVPIQILDCKVKVLRNNEIGIIMILWRNQLVEEATWEPEEEMKQRYPELFA; from the exons ATGGCACCatacgaggcattgtatggcAAGAAATGTAGGTCATCGTTgaactgggatgaagtcggtgaagGAAAGATGTTAGGACCAGAACTGGttcaacagacagctgatgtgatTATTTTAATCCAGGACAGAATGAAGATGTCTCAAACCAGACAGAAAATTTATGTCGATAACCGAAGGAGGCCTTTCGAGTTTGAAGTTGGAGATCATGTTTTTATAAAAATCGCTCCTCTCAAAGGCATTATGAGATTTGGCAGGAAAGGAAAGCTGAGCCCCAGATTTATCGGCTCATTTGAAATTCTGGACAGGATTGGAGAAAGAGCATATCGTGTAGCCTTACCGTCGGACTTGGATAGAGTCCACAATGTATTTGTTAATATCGATTAtcgggg ACACGAAGCGTTGGATCTGATGCCGAACTTGACTTATCAAGAAGTACCAATCCAGATTTTAGATTGCAAGGTTAAAGTACTAAGGAATAACGAGATCGGCATTATCATGATTCTTTGGCGTAATCAGTTGGTTGAAGAAGcaacgtgggaaccagaggaggaAATGAAGCAGCGATATCCTGAGTTATTCGCATAG